The nucleotide sequence GCAGGCGTTTCCTCCTGGTGGGGGATGCGGCCGGCCTGGCCCGGGACTTCAGCGGGGAGGGCATCGGCCCCGCCGTGCGCAGCGCCACCCTCGCCGCCGATGCCCTGGTGAAATGGCTCGAGGGCGGGGGCGCCCTCGAGGACTATGCCGCCCGGATCGAAACGCTCTACGGCTCGGGCGAGCGCGGCGTGGGCACTTGGCTCGCCGGCTTCCTGCCGGAGGGCGTGGTGCGCGCGGTGGCCAAGAGAATCTGCGGCAACGCGTGGCTGCGCCGGAAAGTGGTGCTCGAAGGAGCTTTCGGCATCGGCTGAGCCGCCATCGGGAGAGGATCATGATCCGGACGCGAAGCAAGGAATTCGACGCCGAGGCGATCTCCCACCATTACGACCTCTCCAATGAGTTCTACAAGACGTTCCTGTGCGAGAACATGGTGTACACGTGCGCGTACTACCGGACGCCGGACGGCGACCTCGCCCAGGCGCAGCGGGACAAGATGGACCTCGTCTGCCGGAAGCTCCGCCTCTCGCCCGGGGAGGACTACCTGGACATCGGCTGCGGGTGGGGGAGCCTCGCCATCTGGGCCGCCAAGCATTACAGCGTGAATGCCTCGGCCTTCACCCTCTCGCGGGCGCAGGCCGAGTACGGCCAGGAGTGGGCCCGCCGGGAGGGGATCGAAGACCGCTGCCGCATCTACCACATGGACTACCGCGACTTCCCGGTCGAGCGTACTTTCTCCAAGATATCCGCCATCGGCATCATCGAGCACGTCGGCATTCCGAATTACTCGATGTTCTTCTCCTCCGTCCGGTCGCGTCTGCGCGACGGCGGCCTGTTCCTCAACCACGGGATCACCTGCAATAAGTTCTGGAAGCCCACCAGCCAGACGGACTTCCTGCTCAAGTACGTCTTCCCGAACGGAGAGCTGGACAACATCACCCACATGATGGACGTGATGGAGCGGGAGGCGTGGGAGATACTGGACGTGGAGAACCTCCGTCTTCACTACGCCCGGACCTGCCGCCACTGGCTCGAGCGCCTGGAGGCGAACGAGCGGCGCATCGTTGGAATGGTAGGGGAGAAGAAGTACCGCATCTACCGCGTCTGGCTCGCCTGTTCTTCGAGCGCCTTCTACGCGGGCTCCCTCGGCCTCTACCAGGTGCTGCTCCAGAAGCACCAGATCAGCCGCCGCTTCGACCCGCCCTCGACGCGGGGGGATATCTACCGCTTTTCGGAGGATTCATTTTAGGCCGAGTACTCGCCCACGTACCCGGCTTCAAGGAAGAAAGGAACCGCGCATTTTTCGGCCCGCCTGGTTTTGCCCCGGCCCCATGCTCCAGAGCATGTGGGGAGCGCTTTTCCGCCGGCCCGGTGTCTTCCCCTGGCGTCGCGAGCGCTGGTCCACCCCGGACGGGGATTTCCTCGACCTGGACTTCCTGGGCCCGCCGTGCGCCGGCGCGCCCACCCTCCTGGCTCTACACGGCATGGAGGGTTCCTCTGCTTCCCACTACATCCAAGGACTGGCGGGTGAGGCTTTCCTCAA is from Candidatus Tectomicrobia bacterium and encodes:
- a CDS encoding class I SAM-dependent methyltransferase, whose protein sequence is MIRTRSKEFDAEAISHHYDLSNEFYKTFLCENMVYTCAYYRTPDGDLAQAQRDKMDLVCRKLRLSPGEDYLDIGCGWGSLAIWAAKHYSVNASAFTLSRAQAEYGQEWARREGIEDRCRIYHMDYRDFPVERTFSKISAIGIIEHVGIPNYSMFFSSVRSRLRDGGLFLNHGITCNKFWKPTSQTDFLLKYVFPNGELDNITHMMDVMEREAWEILDVENLRLHYARTCRHWLERLEANERRIVGMVGEKKYRIYRVWLACSSSAFYAGSLGLYQVLLQKHQISRRFDPPSTRGDIYRFSEDSF